One segment of Paramormyrops kingsleyae isolate MSU_618 chromosome 8, PKINGS_0.4, whole genome shotgun sequence DNA contains the following:
- the cyb5r1 gene encoding NADH-cytochrome b5 reductase 1 isoform X2, protein MTTSVFIAVGAVLVSTVGLALGAYVMKRKKTKLITLLDPAIKYALKLIDKETISHDTRRFRFALPSLEHVLGLPVGKHVYLSARIDGNLVVRPYTPVSSDDDKGFVDLVVKIYFKNINPKFPEGGKMSQYLESLQLGEMVDFRGPGGLLEYKGQGEFAIQPDKKSPAETKVVKSLGLIAGGTGITPVLQLVRAIMKDPTDQTTCSLLFANQTERDILLKDELEEIQARYPDRFKLWFTVDKARDDWEYSQGFVSADMIREHLPEADDDNMVLICGPPPMIQFACNPNLDKLGFRQSQRFIY, encoded by the exons ATG ACAACCTCGGTGTTCATTGCGGTGGGAGCTGTCCTGGTCTCCACTGTGGGTCTTGCCCTGGGTGCTTATGTTATGAAAAGGAAGAAAACCAAGCTGATCACACTGCTTGATCCCGCCATTAAATACGCCTTGAAGCTCATCGACAAAGAG ACAATCAGTCATGACACCCGACGGTTCCGCTTCGCCCTTCCCTCCCTGGAGCATGTTCTGGGCCTTCCTGTTG GGAAGCACGTGTACCTTTCAGCCCGCATAGATGGGAATCTTGTGGTGCGTCCATACACGCCAGTATCCAGCGATGACGACAAGGGATTTGTGGACCTTGTAGTGAAG ATCTATTTTAAGAACATCAACCCTAAGTTCCCAGAGGGTGGCAAGATGTCCCAGTACTTGGAAAGTCTGCAGCTGGGAGAGATGGTGGACTTCCGGGGACCTGGTGGACTACTGGAGTACAAGGGCCAAG GGGAGTTTGCAATCCAGCCAGACAAGAAGTCTCCTGCAGAGACGAAGGTGGTCAAATCTCTGGGTCTGATTGCAGGGGGAACAG GTATCACCCCTGTGCTGCAGCTGGTACGGGCGATTATGAAGGACCCCACTGACCAGACTACCTGCAGCCTGCTGTTTGCCAACCAG ACGGAGAGAGACATCCTCCTCAAAGACGAGCTGGAGGAAATCCAGGCCAGGTACCCAGACCGCTTCAAGCTGTGGTTCACCGTGGACAAAGCCCGCGATG ACTGGGAGTACAGCCAGGGTTTTGTCAGCGCCGACATGATCCGGGAGCACCTGCCTGAAGCTGACGATGACAACATGGTTCTGATCTGCGGCCCACCACCCATGATCCAGTTTGCCTGCAACCCCAACCTGGACAAGCTGGGCTTCCGGCAGAGTCAGCGCTTCATCTACTAG
- the cyb5r1 gene encoding NADH-cytochrome b5 reductase 1 isoform X1, with the protein MIYPTTTSVFIAVGAVLVSTVGLALGAYVMKRKKTKLITLLDPAIKYALKLIDKETISHDTRRFRFALPSLEHVLGLPVGKHVYLSARIDGNLVVRPYTPVSSDDDKGFVDLVVKIYFKNINPKFPEGGKMSQYLESLQLGEMVDFRGPGGLLEYKGQGEFAIQPDKKSPAETKVVKSLGLIAGGTGITPVLQLVRAIMKDPTDQTTCSLLFANQTERDILLKDELEEIQARYPDRFKLWFTVDKARDDWEYSQGFVSADMIREHLPEADDDNMVLICGPPPMIQFACNPNLDKLGFRQSQRFIY; encoded by the exons ATGATATACCCCACG ACAACCTCGGTGTTCATTGCGGTGGGAGCTGTCCTGGTCTCCACTGTGGGTCTTGCCCTGGGTGCTTATGTTATGAAAAGGAAGAAAACCAAGCTGATCACACTGCTTGATCCCGCCATTAAATACGCCTTGAAGCTCATCGACAAAGAG ACAATCAGTCATGACACCCGACGGTTCCGCTTCGCCCTTCCCTCCCTGGAGCATGTTCTGGGCCTTCCTGTTG GGAAGCACGTGTACCTTTCAGCCCGCATAGATGGGAATCTTGTGGTGCGTCCATACACGCCAGTATCCAGCGATGACGACAAGGGATTTGTGGACCTTGTAGTGAAG ATCTATTTTAAGAACATCAACCCTAAGTTCCCAGAGGGTGGCAAGATGTCCCAGTACTTGGAAAGTCTGCAGCTGGGAGAGATGGTGGACTTCCGGGGACCTGGTGGACTACTGGAGTACAAGGGCCAAG GGGAGTTTGCAATCCAGCCAGACAAGAAGTCTCCTGCAGAGACGAAGGTGGTCAAATCTCTGGGTCTGATTGCAGGGGGAACAG GTATCACCCCTGTGCTGCAGCTGGTACGGGCGATTATGAAGGACCCCACTGACCAGACTACCTGCAGCCTGCTGTTTGCCAACCAG ACGGAGAGAGACATCCTCCTCAAAGACGAGCTGGAGGAAATCCAGGCCAGGTACCCAGACCGCTTCAAGCTGTGGTTCACCGTGGACAAAGCCCGCGATG ACTGGGAGTACAGCCAGGGTTTTGTCAGCGCCGACATGATCCGGGAGCACCTGCCTGAAGCTGACGATGACAACATGGTTCTGATCTGCGGCCCACCACCCATGATCCAGTTTGCCTGCAACCCCAACCTGGACAAGCTGGGCTTCCGGCAGAGTCAGCGCTTCATCTACTAG